One Hevea brasiliensis isolate MT/VB/25A 57/8 chromosome 6, ASM3005281v1, whole genome shotgun sequence genomic window, AACCACTAATAAAGATGTCACAGAAGGAAAACACCAGATCCAACTCCTGCGAAACCCCAGTGACAGGTGTTACGAGGCTAGCGTCTCctacctctcttctctctctttgcGTCCTTTCTACTAAACCGGAGTAATATAACTACCACCTGCTGCGCACGTTAGTACTGTTCGCTTTTCTCTCCCTCCTTTCTGGGGATTTCTTCTCCTCCTTATGTAAGCAGTTTCCAAATCCTCGCTTCGGATTTCCGTGTCATCAGTTGTGACTTGAAAGCTGACGCTTCTTTTTATTATTAAGTGAATGAATAAGAGCTTTGTTAATTAGGAAAAATATCATCAACAAACAGGCGTATTTTAGCCACCTCTCCACCATtcgccatttcttcttcttcttcctcttcttcttcttcatctccctCTATCTCTCCATTTTGAGTCTCCCGCTATTAGTATtggtactctctctctctctctctctctctctctctctacatatATATGAAATGTGGCTTCGTGTTATGTTTGCTTTCAGCAAAAGGTTCCTCTGATTCATAGGTTTATTTAAAATGGAGAGATTTTGTAAGTTCTGATCTATGGAATGGTCTCGTCTTTTTATCCTTTTTCCAAGCTCTCTCTGCTGAATTTTATTCTTCggcagaaatatatatatatatatatttttttttttaattgaggaAATCTTTTTATTGGAGCTAAGCTAATAATGAATAATGGTTGTATGATGcacattcaattttttttttattaaataaaaaacagAGTAACCACAAAATTCAAATGCAGAgctctagaatttttttttttttttttttttgtatcagATCTATTATTCCGAGTGTGTATTAATGAGTTTTGGGTGTGCTATATTTGTAATGATTGTTTAGAAGGAttaggaatttaattaataattaaatatttgataGTGGTTGATCTGGTGGTGGTGTTGCAGGTGCATGCTGAAAAACCCACTTGATAAATTTTGGAAAAGGGTTTTATAAGTTTACTATGAGAGGGCGTCATGTGGATATTGCTGCCTCGAGGTACAAGAGTGTTCCGTCGAGAGACTTCATAAATGCCTATGATAGAGAAGAAAGTTCAGGTGTGTTATCGAATATCTCTGTGTTCAAGTTCGTTATAACGCTTAATTTTTATATGCTTAATCACTTAATAATTTTGATCTTTACTAAATGGGCAAGTTTCTTTTTCCCTTACTTAGCTCATCTGGCGGAATAAAGCCAATCAGAGCTTTATCGGAAATCACATTTTGGTGGGGAGCcttgattttaattattatttaatctgatGTGGCAGTGTATTTTGTCCGTCCAGTCTAGAAAGATACCGGAGGTGTACTTGATATGAATAATTAACACGCAATAAGAATTGTGCAAGTTGCTTGGAATGAGGATTTTCTATTATTGTTGTGTTTATTCAAGTGTGGTTtgctttaattaataataaagcgTCGGTGTGCAAATACAATCTTTTTTTGTTTACTTATTTGAGGGAGGGGGATTATTGTTTCCACATCCACCATGGCTGGTACTCCCCATTTCAGTGGTTCAGTGGTaaattcagttcaattttttGAAAGATCTGATTAAAATTAGTTTTCTCTTCATGAcataaaatgaccaacaatgagcTAATATATCTACTAACACAAACAACATTTCACTCAGCTACTTAATTTTTATAAACCAATTCAGTAATTCCTTTATATTTACTCAAAGTTATtctgatttctgctgtggattgTAGTACATTTGCTGAATGGAACAGGCAAAGATAATGGAAACCCTTCTTGGAGGCATTCTTTTGTGCATGTGCTGGTGGCAACGCTTTCTTCTTTCTTGTTTGGCTACCATATTGGGTATGCCTTTTTAAAATTCAATCCTAATATGTTCTTATTTTAATGCTTCACAAGTAGTAGGTTCTCATTTTTTTCCCGTACTAATACAGTGTAGTTAATGAGACACTAGAGAGTATTTCTCTGGACCTCAGTTTTAGTGGGAATACCATGGCTGAAGGTATGCTGTGCAATGgactatgatttttttttttttaatgtatttcTTTGAAAAATATTCTAACGTGTTATTTTAAATCAAGTGTAGGTCTAGTTGTAAGTACATGCCTAGGTGGTGCTTTTGTTGGATCTATGTTCAGTGGCTGGATTGCAGATGGGGTTGGGAGACGCAGGGCTTTGCAGCTGTGTGCTTTGCCAATGATAATTGGGGCTTCAACGAGGTATATGCCAATAGGCTCTCATGTCTGTCATTTGTACAAATTTTGATGTTAATTGGTCATTCTGAGGATGTTCAGTCTATATATTTGTAGCAAATTAATGGAGTTTCTTCAGCTTAGATTTAAGAAGACAGAAAATTCTTGTTCAGTCAGAAATTTTTATGAAAACATGCATATTTTCTCATGTAAAGAAAGAAAaggagaggaggagagagaaggggggggggggggggtgggttgTTTGTTCGATTATCTGCAAATATAAAATTACATTATTCAGTATaagttttatatatatgtttataCTTCTGTAAGACAATTTTGCAGTCATTCATACTCAAGATGTTCATGCTGTAGGTCTATGTTTTCCCTTGTTTGGCTGCAAAATCTTTAATTCTCATTTAGTTTTATTACTTAGAAATATGCAGAAAGCAAGGAAGAATCCTTTGCAGGACACCTATTAGTTTGCTTATTTCCCTTATTTTAGATTATATGCTTGATAATTTGCTTGCTTAAAATACTCCTGTGTCTATTAGTATCCAATTGTTAATATGTGTTCCTTGTGTGCTAATGTTGCTATTCAAAATTTCAAATATAATATTGCAGTGCAACAACAAAAGATCTGTGGGGTATGCTTCTCGGAAGGTTGTTTGTTGGTACTGGGATAGGTATTGGTCCACCTGTTGCAGCTCTCTATGTGTCAGAGGTATAAGAAGagctttcatttttaattttttcaatgTTTTCAGTTAACTGCAAGGCCACTTGCTCTTTTTGTTCCCCTGAATATCTATTTTCTTTATGTTGATTTATCATAGGATTCTCATTATATACCATGAATAAGCAGGTTTCACCAGCTCATGTAAGGGGTACTTATGGTAGCTTAACACAAATAGCAAATTGTCTTGGAATTATGGGGTCTCTGTTTATTGGAATTCCAGCAAAAGAAACTTTCGGTTGGTAAGATATTTTGACAGgagattgaaaaataaatgatcacgcaTACTCATTGAGACATTGTACTTTACAATTATTTTGTTCAGGTGGCGCATTTGTTTTTGGTTGTCCGCTGTTCCTGCTGCAGCCCTTGCCCTTTTCATGGAGTTTTGTGCTGAGAGTCCTCACTGGCTTGTAAAGGTTATCTGGTCTCAGCTTTAGATCATTTGATTCTTGAACAGTATTTTTCCCCCTTATGCTTGTGTTTGCATTTATGCAGGGGCATGGTTCAGCTTTATGGTCCCAATGACTTTTGATCTAAGTATGAGTGTATCTAAATATAAGTTACCACACACATGGACTTGCTGAACTACAGTTTAAATTCTCTTTTTGGGGATAAAAATATATGGTATTCAACAAAAACATAGTCATGCATCTGCCATAGCGTGGGGTATTTGTTGAGCACAGTTAGGTCCTATTTAATTTTGATCACAAGTATGGATATATCACGTGTAACCACACAAACACACAATTTGCTTAAACAGCAGTTTAAATTTTGCTTATAGGGATAAAAATCTACATATAATTTAATGTAAAATTTTGATCATGGAAGCATTCATTGCAAAAGAATAGTTCTGGGTCAGATATTATCATCAAAGAGATGCTTAAATGTAATGTTGGCTCAAACTCTTAATGGCTTAAATCTTCAGAGAATGGTTATTTGGCATGGTTAATTGAAAATCAGGTTTTCCAATTTGGTTTGCATCTCAGTTGACTGTGAAGAAAGTGATTATGAGATCCATCCAAGATAAAATATATTATAGATCATCATTTTAATATTAGAAGATAATATTTTTGCTTCTCAGTGCTTGTGTAAACGATCATAGCATGTGTAGAATGCATATGAAGCCGGATTTCCCCTTCTAGTTCCTTTTTTTTGGTTCAACACATTCAGAAGTCACTTTAAactagaatgtttttgaataatatttttgGTGTCATCAACATTGTTGGAAAGCCTGTAATAGACCAGCGGTTGGAACAGTCCAGCTGGACAGTTTCATCTGACCACTGATGTGATGAAACCTTGTTTATTTAAGTGATGCTAACATATTTTTCTGGAAATGCCTCAAGAGGGGAAGAGGTGCTGAAGCTGAGACTGAGTTTGAGAAGCTTTTAGGAGCATCGCATGTCAAATCTGCAATGGTTGAATTGTCAAGATCTGGCCGAGGAGATGATGCAGAAAAAGTAAAGATATCAGAGTTGATTTATGGTCGCCATTTTAAAGGTACACTTGTTCTTTTATCTGTTGTTGAATTTACAGATTAGTTTCCTTCCAGATAATTACTTTTGACTTCTCTATTTGCAGTGGTTTTCATTGGGTCTGCACTTTTTGTCTTACAACAGCTATCTGGCATAAATGCCATATTCTATTTCTCATCAACTGTCTTTAAAAGCGCTGGTGTTCCTTCCAAAATTGCAAATGTATCTGTTGGAATTTGCAACTTATTAGGTATCGAAAGTTTTATTCCCAGTCAGTTTACTTATTAATTATGGTTTTGACTGTTTCTTCTAATCTGTTTATATTTATTTCATCAGGTTCAGTAATTGCAACGCTTTTGATGGATAAACTGGGAAGAAAGGTGCTTCTCATAGGGAGTTTTTCTGGAATGGTAAGGAGCAAAATTTTTCTGAAAAAGTTTGGTTATTTTTATTTCCTTTCATGGTGGTTAATTCTGGTGTGTGGAAATCATTAGCAACATATTTTTAACCTAAAAAAAATGCATTAAAACAATAGTACTTTTCTAAGgaggtcctttttttttttaagtttttctcGGTTTGGAAGGGATAATGTGGAGCTAATCCtaatcttttattatttttttgtgaAGTGGCTGTTCTCT contains:
- the LOC110644340 gene encoding probable plastidic glucose transporter 3, whose translation is MRGRHVDIAASRYKSVPSRDFINAYDREESSVHLLNGTGKDNGNPSWRHSFVHVLVATLSSFLFGYHIGVVNETLESISLDLSFSGNTMAEGLVVSTCLGGAFVGSMFSGWIADGVGRRRALQLCALPMIIGASTSATTKDLWGMLLGRLFVGTGIGIGPPVAALYVSEVSPAHVRGTYGSLTQIANCLGIMGSLFIGIPAKETFGWWRICFWLSAVPAAALALFMEFCAESPHWLVKRGRGAEAETEFEKLLGASHVKSAMVELSRSGRGDDAEKVKISELIYGRHFKVVFIGSALFVLQQLSGINAIFYFSSTVFKSAGVPSKIANVSVGICNLLGSVIATLLMDKLGRKVLLIGSFSGMAVSMGLQAIAPSSFVPSAAALYLSVGGMLMFVLTFALGAGPVPSLLLSEIFPGRIRAKGMAVCMAVHWVINFFVGLLFLRLLEQVGPQVLYAVFASFCLLAVIFVKKNVLETKGKSLQEIEIALLPSE